Proteins from a genomic interval of Clostridium taeniosporum:
- a CDS encoding YvrJ family protein — MEDMVMLITNVGFPIAVASYLLIRFEAKIDALTISINGLTNVVLNKDKGDDNVCKS; from the coding sequence ATGGAAGATATGGTAATGTTAATAACTAATGTTGGATTTCCAATAGCTGTTGCTTCTTATCTTTTAATAAGATTTGAAGCTAAAATAGATGCTTTAACAATATCTATAAATGGCTTAACTAATGTAGTTTTAAACAAAGATAAAGGTGACGATAATGTTTGTAAATCTTAA
- a CDS encoding ParA family protein, with protein sequence MCDIISIINVKGGVGKTTTAINLAGQFAKQGHRVLLIDNDSQSNLSQILNVESEYNLYDLYSNSKVNFEDCIAQYNEWIDVIPNVIESAILESELHNKITRETILKNKFQRFKSDYDVVIIDNSPFLGLCTMNAMCLSNYYIEVIDNSTSALQGLNLVDNLVKNIKENGVNDSLKLLGILRNNFDKKTIFSKQINEVIIEEFKDDIFKTIIYNSIKFKEATTMNKTMQEYNNKYAKAYKDLYYEIIKRMK encoded by the coding sequence ATGTGTGATATTATATCTATAATTAATGTTAAAGGTGGAGTAGGGAAGACTACAACTGCCATTAATTTAGCTGGGCAGTTTGCAAAGCAAGGTCACAGAGTATTATTAATAGATAACGATTCACAATCTAATTTAAGTCAGATTTTAAATGTAGAATCTGAATATAATTTATATGACTTATATTCTAATTCTAAAGTAAATTTTGAGGATTGTATAGCACAATATAATGAATGGATTGATGTAATTCCAAACGTAATTGAATCTGCCATATTAGAAAGTGAGCTTCATAATAAGATAACAAGAGAGACTATTTTAAAAAATAAATTTCAAAGGTTTAAAAGTGATTATGATGTAGTTATAATAGATAACTCACCATTTTTAGGGTTATGTACAATGAATGCCATGTGTTTAAGTAATTATTATATTGAAGTAATAGATAATAGTACAAGTGCTCTGCAAGGTTTAAATTTAGTTGATAATCTGGTTAAAAACATAAAAGAAAATGGTGTAAATGATAGCTTAAAGTTACTTGGAATATTAAGAAATAATTTTGATAAAAAGACTATATTTTCTAAGCAGATAAATGAGGTTATTATAGAAGAATTTAAAGACGATATTTTTAAAACAATAATATATAATAGTATTAAATTTAAAGAAGCTACAACAATGAATAAGACTATGCAAGAGTACAATAATAAATATGCTAAAGCTTATAAAGACTTATATTATGAGATAATTAAACGTATGAAATAA
- a CDS encoding SPASM domain-containing protein: MTVTAVNYTEVVPLVDYIKSKYNIEFVALNRFIPNSYLPENINKMLIPTIDQLESTLSDLDILNSKYPDMNLKYAIHFPHCIIKNEKLRKYIGRCGFGEHYCSIDMNGNMQMCSYGGPILGNVFSENLIDIWNNNSTLNSYRSEDWMPKKCKDCTYRNNCVSGCKVSSGIDPFAPDILLNA, encoded by the coding sequence ATGACTGTTACTGCTGTAAATTACACTGAAGTAGTCCCATTAGTTGACTATATAAAAAGCAAATATAATATTGAATTTGTTGCTCTCAATAGATTTATACCGAATAGTTATTTGCCTGAAAATATAAATAAAATGTTAATTCCAACCATAGATCAACTTGAAAGTACACTTTCTGATTTAGACATATTAAATTCAAAGTATCCAGATATGAATCTAAAATATGCTATTCATTTTCCACATTGCATAATAAAAAATGAGAAATTAAGAAAATATATTGGCAGATGTGGATTTGGTGAACATTATTGTAGTATTGATATGAATGGAAATATGCAAATGTGTTCTTATGGTGGACCCATATTAGGAAACGTATTTAGCGAAAATTTAATAGATATTTGGAATAATAATTCCACTTTAAATTCATACCGAAGTGAAGATTGGATGCCTAAAAAATGTAAAGATTGTACTTATAGAAATAATTGTGTAAGTGGCTGTAAAGTATCCAGTGGAATTGATCCATTTGCACCAGATATACTTTTAAATGCCTAA
- a CDS encoding PqqD family protein: MINILDKPYIKNLIIRLENDNEYILLNLYGKPLKINDIGKNFLELCDGLKTIDEISSIICTKYNASKTLVIKDALTFFNQMDICKVLKFNEV, translated from the coding sequence ATGATTAATATTTTAGATAAACCATATATAAAAAATTTAATTATTAGATTAGAGAATGATAATGAATATATTCTATTAAATTTATATGGAAAGCCATTAAAAATAAATGATATTGGTAAAAATTTCTTAGAACTATGTGATGGTTTAAAAACAATAGATGAAATAAGTTCTATAATTTGTACTAAATACAATGCAAGTAAAACCCTTGTTATAAAAGATGCTCTAACATTTTTCAATCAAATGGATATATGTAAAGTATTAAAATTTAATGAGGTATAA
- a CDS encoding ABC transporter ATP-binding protein, which yields MLEIKNLTKNYKSLNVLNNFSLTINNNDFLGLVGPNGVGKTTLIKCITGICKIQLGDILVDKKSLFKYPYETKQKIGVCFQNDTFDRFFNIYDTLKFNAMYNGLSKNEAIQRTDEVLKLVKLENKAKCYGNELSGGMKKRFQIAQSIIHNPEIIILDEPSAGVDLQLKEDLYQLLLDLHSKENKTILLVSHYLDEIENLCNRAIFIKDCKLFLE from the coding sequence ATGTTAGAAATAAAAAATTTAACTAAGAATTATAAAAGTTTAAATGTACTTAATAATTTTTCTTTAACAATAAATAATAATGATTTTTTAGGTTTAGTAGGTCCCAATGGAGTCGGGAAAACAACTTTAATAAAATGCATAACTGGGATATGTAAAATACAATTGGGAGACATTTTAGTTGATAAAAAATCACTTTTTAAATATCCCTATGAAACAAAACAAAAAATCGGTGTTTGTTTCCAAAATGATACATTCGATAGATTTTTTAACATATATGATACACTAAAATTTAATGCTATGTATAATGGACTTTCTAAAAATGAAGCTATTCAAAGAACTGATGAAGTCTTAAAATTAGTTAAACTTGAAAATAAAGCTAAATGCTATGGAAATGAATTGTCAGGTGGTATGAAAAAAAGATTTCAAATAGCACAATCTATTATTCATAATCCTGAAATAATTATTTTAGATGAGCCTTCTGCCGGAGTTGATTTACAATTAAAAGAAGACTTATATCAATTATTATTAGATCTACATTCAAAAGAGAATAAAACTATATTACTAGTTAGTCATTATTTAGATGAAATCGAAAATTTATGTAATAGAGCTATCTTCATTAAAGATTGTAAACTATTTTTGGAATAG
- a CDS encoding GNAT family N-acetyltransferase, protein MNLKLSSLNEEYAKQLSNWQYNDIYFVYNCPSWDKMIEDKWAITDEKKRLKQFIAVVDYSNNLCGYGRFINDDNFILLGLGLKPYLCGKNLGDLLVKLLVDECKKRYGDKDIILEVRSFNIRAIKCYLKNGFKKISFYKKNTLLGEDYFWRMQYK, encoded by the coding sequence ATGAATTTAAAGTTAAGTAGTTTAAATGAAGAATACGCTAAACAATTATCTAATTGGCAATATAATGATATTTATTTTGTTTATAATTGTCCTAGTTGGGATAAAATGATAGAAGATAAATGGGCAATTACTGATGAGAAAAAGAGATTAAAACAATTTATAGCTGTTGTGGATTACTCAAATAATTTATGTGGATATGGAAGGTTTATTAATGATGATAATTTTATTTTGCTTGGTTTAGGATTAAAGCCATATTTATGTGGAAAAAATTTAGGTGATTTGTTAGTAAAATTGCTAGTAGACGAATGTAAGAAAAGATATGGTGACAAAGATATTATATTAGAAGTACGTTCATTTAATATACGTGCAATAAAATGTTATCTTAAAAATGGATTTAAAAAAATTAGCTTTTATAAGAAAAATACTTTATTGGGAGAAGACTATTTTTGGAGAATGCAATATAAATAA
- a CDS encoding HAD family hydrolase, whose amino-acid sequence MYKCILFDIDGTIIDTEKAVINSLQKLLKLEKGTTYPADELSFALGIPGFVALEKLNILDIDNATKKWNEYLKEFYSDIKVFNGLKEVIEKLYESNVKMGIVTSKTKQELIDDFYPFGLNNYFDYIVCADDTVQHKPEAEPILKCLELTKTIPSETIYIGDSIYDMQCAKNAGIDCALALWGAKNQDLNATIKLNNPKEILNIIKI is encoded by the coding sequence TTGTATAAATGTATATTATTTGATATTGATGGAACTATTATTGATACAGAAAAAGCTGTAATTAATTCACTACAAAAGTTATTAAAACTGGAAAAAGGTACAACATATCCAGCAGATGAATTATCCTTTGCTTTAGGCATTCCTGGATTTGTTGCATTGGAAAAGCTTAATATTTTGGATATTGATAATGCAACAAAAAAATGGAATGAATATTTAAAAGAATTTTATAGTGATATAAAAGTTTTTAATGGTTTAAAGGAAGTTATTGAAAAACTTTATGAGTCAAATGTAAAAATGGGTATAGTAACTTCTAAAACAAAACAGGAATTAATTGATGATTTTTATCCATTTGGGCTTAATAATTACTTTGATTATATTGTTTGTGCTGATGATACAGTACAACATAAACCAGAAGCAGAACCTATTTTAAAGTGCTTAGAGCTTACAAAAACAATTCCTTCTGAAACAATTTATATAGGTGACAGTATTTATGATATGCAATGTGCTAAAAATGCTGGAATTGATTGTGCACTTGCCTTATGGGGTGCAAAAAACCAAGATCTAAATGCTACAATAAAATTGAATAATCCAAAAGAAATATTAAATATTATAAAAATTTAA
- a CDS encoding DUF2247 family protein, translating into MLLKINELEDAEIKYDWKTLYVALYLNFIDTSALANYSVKEMSNESYIDNEFINELTWGEGEFSKEELLSKMPIKLGFEEIEKGTISWNDELRKLRYCLLRVVRNTINNNKELLSKVSEVYADVGYPVEMEEFIPYMPPKGGYDPTKYSVEENNLRMIMLLDKFLEEEKNALVNLAS; encoded by the coding sequence ATGTTACTTAAAATTAATGAATTAGAAGATGCCGAGATTAAATATGATTGGAAAACTCTCTATGTGGCTCTATATTTAAATTTTATTGATACTTCAGCGTTAGCTAATTACTCTGTTAAAGAAATGTCTAATGAATCCTATATAGACAATGAATTTATTAATGAACTAACTTGGGGTGAAGGAGAATTCTCAAAAGAAGAACTGTTGTCGAAAATGCCCATTAAGCTAGGTTTTGAAGAAATAGAGAAAGGTACAATTAGTTGGAATGATGAGTTAAGAAAGCTAAGATATTGTTTGCTTAGGGTTGTAAGAAATACAATAAACAATAATAAAGAACTATTAAGTAAAGTATCCGAAGTTTATGCTGATGTTGGGTATCCTGTTGAGATGGAAGAGTTCATACCATATATGCCACCAAAAGGAGGCTATGACCCAACAAAGTATTCGGTAGAGGAGAATAACTTACGTATGATTATGTTGCTTGATAAATTTTTAGAAGAAGAAAAAAATGCTTTAGTAAATCTTGCTTCATAA
- a CDS encoding replication protein: MLGAIRKLTENIEDTIEPKYKEVAVKNISMLHNNDDGFITIAAKKGKEYIQYHYKVDDLTYNIGKAISLNANIYMTPNSFFIPKRKIENIRKLNALYIDIDYYNIENLKTYDHEKVLVILENDYFGHDVPEPSFAVFTGQGLAVYWLIEPVPIKVLPLWNAIQKHFLGKLKNMGADSKSIDSARIMRLAGSINHKTGERALLYMYDENLIYTLKDIQENYLPKLTPYVKNPAYKGRGRKAKIVNFYTLYSLHYARLNDILKLLEIRDGYCRNNDGILIETGQREFMCFLYRYWNCCYSNDIKQALENTLEFNQGFKKPLDSKEVEKITIQAEKAYEEWILDSPSGVYKRGGYNYKNETLIEKLNITEDEMKLMTTIIGSSEKLRRKNNKRKIDRRNEDGLTKREQQKRETIRLIQELKNQGLSQSKVSKELGKGIRTIKRYWNV, translated from the coding sequence TTGCTTGGGGCAATTAGAAAATTGACAGAAAATATAGAAGATACTATTGAACCTAAGTATAAAGAAGTAGCTGTAAAAAATATTTCTATGTTACATAATAATGATGATGGATTTATTACTATAGCTGCTAAAAAAGGGAAGGAATATATTCAGTATCATTATAAAGTTGATGATTTAACTTATAACATAGGAAAGGCTATAAGTCTTAATGCAAATATATATATGACACCAAATTCTTTTTTTATTCCTAAAAGAAAGATTGAAAATATAAGAAAATTAAATGCATTATACATAGATATAGATTATTATAACATTGAAAATTTAAAGACATATGATCATGAAAAAGTACTTGTAATTTTAGAAAACGATTATTTTGGACATGATGTTCCTGAACCAAGTTTTGCTGTATTTACTGGACAGGGATTAGCAGTATATTGGCTTATTGAACCAGTACCAATAAAAGTACTTCCACTTTGGAATGCAATTCAAAAACATTTTTTGGGCAAGCTTAAGAATATGGGGGCAGATTCAAAGAGCATTGATTCAGCTAGAATAATGAGACTTGCAGGTAGTATTAATCATAAAACAGGAGAAAGAGCTCTGCTTTATATGTATGATGAAAATTTAATTTATACATTAAAAGATATACAAGAGAATTATTTACCTAAATTAACTCCATATGTTAAGAATCCTGCATATAAGGGGAGAGGTAGAAAAGCTAAGATAGTAAATTTTTATACTTTATATTCTCTACATTATGCAAGGCTTAATGATATATTAAAGCTACTTGAGATTAGAGATGGATACTGTAGAAACAATGATGGAATACTTATTGAAACTGGACAGAGAGAATTTATGTGTTTCTTATATAGGTATTGGAACTGCTGTTATTCTAATGATATTAAACAAGCTTTAGAAAATACTTTAGAGTTTAATCAAGGATTTAAAAAACCATTAGACAGTAAAGAAGTAGAAAAAATAACTATTCAAGCAGAAAAAGCTTATGAAGAGTGGATATTAGATAGTCCAAGCGGAGTTTATAAGCGTGGTGGCTATAATTATAAAAATGAAACATTAATAGAAAAATTAAACATTACAGAAGATGAAATGAAATTAATGACAACAATTATAGGATCAAGTGAAAAACTTAGAAGAAAAAATAATAAAAGAAAAATAGATAGAAGAAATGAAGATGGATTAACTAAAAGAGAGCAACAAAAAAGAGAAACAATAAGATTAATACAAGAATTAAAAAATCAAGGGTTAAGTCAAAGTAAGGTTTCAAAGGAGTTAGGAAAAGGTATTAGAACAATAAAAAGATATTGGAATGTATAA
- a CDS encoding MATE family efflux transporter has translation MHKLFNDKEFFSSMFKISTPIVIQTLVSSSLNVVDTLMIGQLGSTAIASVGLANQVFFLLSLLLNGISGGAAIFTSQFFGKKDTKNIKIVFGFCLDICLLVGVLFSILAILIPKTILKFYSQDLSVINFGSEYLRIMGFSYIVTSITFPYSAILRSIRNVKAPLFVSGFALGLNTFLNYGLIFGNWGLPIMEAKGAAVATCISRYVECIILLLYVYISKSLLAVRIKEFFMCNLEILKEYLKTTLPLICNVVLWSFGITTYNIIYARIGTESIAAVNIASTVEGLAFVVFIGISSACNIMIGNKIGSNEEVLAFNYGKRYIVLGILGAIIMGVFLLLGSNTILSFYKVSKITYEYAHNILIIMSCVLGIKVLNIILVQGILRGGGDTRYTFLQSFIAMWIFGVPLTYIGAFVCHLPVYFVMLFGISEEIVKLVSGSSRFLSRKWIHNLVENI, from the coding sequence ATGCATAAATTATTTAATGACAAAGAATTTTTTTCAAGCATGTTTAAAATTTCAACGCCTATCGTTATTCAAACATTGGTTTCATCTTCACTTAATGTTGTTGACACACTGATGATTGGACAATTAGGTTCTACTGCTATTGCTTCAGTAGGATTAGCAAATCAAGTATTCTTTTTACTATCGTTACTTTTAAATGGAATTAGTGGAGGTGCTGCGATTTTTACTTCTCAGTTTTTTGGCAAGAAAGATACAAAAAATATTAAAATAGTTTTTGGATTTTGCTTAGATATATGTTTATTAGTAGGAGTACTATTTTCTATACTAGCCATATTAATTCCTAAAACTATTCTTAAGTTCTATTCACAGGATTTATCTGTTATTAATTTTGGAAGCGAATATTTAAGAATAATGGGTTTTAGTTATATTGTTACTTCAATCACTTTTCCTTATTCAGCTATTTTAAGAAGTATTAGAAATGTAAAAGCACCTCTTTTTGTAAGTGGTTTTGCTTTAGGCTTAAATACATTTTTAAACTATGGATTAATATTTGGAAATTGGGGTCTACCTATTATGGAGGCAAAAGGAGCAGCTGTAGCAACATGTATCTCAAGATATGTTGAGTGTATTATTTTATTATTGTATGTTTATATTAGCAAGTCTCTTCTTGCAGTTAGAATAAAAGAATTTTTTATGTGTAATTTAGAAATATTAAAAGAATATCTTAAAACTACATTACCACTTATCTGTAATGTAGTTTTATGGTCATTTGGAATAACTACATATAATATAATTTATGCTAGGATAGGAACAGAATCAATTGCTGCTGTTAATATTGCATCTACGGTAGAAGGATTGGCATTTGTTGTATTTATAGGTATATCCAGTGCTTGTAATATTATGATTGGAAATAAAATAGGAAGTAATGAAGAAGTTTTAGCTTTTAATTATGGAAAGCGATATATTGTTTTAGGAATATTGGGAGCCATTATAATGGGAGTATTTTTATTACTTGGATCTAATACTATTTTATCTTTTTATAAAGTTTCAAAAATAACATATGAATATGCTCACAATATTTTAATAATAATGAGTTGTGTTCTAGGTATAAAGGTATTAAATATAATACTTGTTCAAGGTATTTTAAGAGGAGGTGGAGATACAAGATATACCTTCTTGCAAAGTTTTATTGCAATGTGGATTTTTGGTGTCCCTTTAACATATATCGGAGCATTTGTATGTCATCTTCCTGTTTATTTTGTTATGCTTTTTGGTATTAGTGAAGAAATTGTTAAACTTGTTAGTGGATCAAGTAGATTTCTTTCAAGAAAATGGATACACAATTTAGTTGAAAATATTTAA
- a CDS encoding ABC transporter ATP-binding protein, translating to METILQVKNLSKKYKNKEVLKNINMNVFKGDIYGFIGPNGAGKTTTIKTILGLLKPSNGEVYVEGKNVVNDKNIGANIGAMIDYPSFYGNLSGYKNLMLYANVLNLSKKRVDEVLEIVKLSHAKDKKVSNYSMGMKQRLAVARAFLTNPKIVILDEPTNGLDPEGVKEMRELIKELAKVNNTTFIYCSHILNEVQNLCNRVAIINKGNILVEDEISNLLNSNSESYEIITEEKTKVKEILDDVALKIIDIDNGVKIEINEGDFNLVNSLIVKNNINITTISKNKNSLENYFLNKIGV from the coding sequence ATGGAAACAATTTTACAGGTGAAAAATTTAAGTAAAAAATACAAAAATAAAGAAGTATTAAAAAATATAAATATGAATGTATTTAAGGGAGATATATATGGCTTTATAGGACCTAATGGTGCTGGAAAGACTACAACTATAAAAACAATCTTAGGTTTATTAAAACCATCTAATGGAGAGGTCTATGTAGAAGGAAAAAATGTTGTAAATGATAAGAATATTGGAGCAAATATTGGAGCAATGATAGATTATCCAAGCTTTTATGGAAACTTATCTGGATATAAGAATTTAATGTTGTATGCAAATGTTTTGAACTTGAGTAAAAAAAGAGTAGACGAAGTTCTGGAAATAGTTAAACTATCTCATGCAAAAGATAAAAAGGTTAGCAATTATTCAATGGGAATGAAACAGAGATTGGCAGTAGCAAGAGCCTTTTTAACAAACCCTAAAATTGTTATATTGGACGAACCCACAAATGGATTAGATCCAGAAGGTGTCAAGGAAATGAGAGAATTAATAAAGGAATTAGCTAAGGTTAACAATACTACTTTTATATATTGTTCACATATTTTAAATGAAGTACAAAATTTATGTAACAGAGTAGCTATTATAAATAAAGGAAATATTCTTGTTGAGGATGAGATTTCAAATTTATTAAATAGCAATAGTGAGTCTTATGAAATAATAACTGAGGAAAAAACCAAAGTAAAAGAAATATTGGATGATGTAGCATTAAAGATAATAGATATAGATAATGGTGTAAAAATTGAAATTAATGAAGGAGATTTTAACTTAGTTAATAGCTTAATAGTGAAAAATAACATTAATATTACTACTATTTCAAAAAATAAAAATTCATTAGAAAATTATTTTTTAAACAAGATAGGGGTATAA
- a CDS encoding retropepsin-like aspartic protease has protein sequence MKLDYKEGLLFASIEITYKGQSKTINNVVIDTGASGSIISPDCVDDIGVYAEMNDRIMEYYGVGGSTHSAFVKNIDEIRVGSKSISNIDIDFGLIDNSGEINGLIGLDVLVNLEAIINLEKLTIEI, from the coding sequence ATGAAACTAGATTATAAAGAAGGACTATTATTTGCATCTATAGAAATAACATATAAAGGCCAGTCAAAGACAATTAATAATGTAGTTATTGATACAGGTGCATCAGGCTCTATTATTTCACCTGATTGTGTAGATGATATTGGAGTATATGCAGAAATGAATGATCGAATAATGGAGTATTATGGTGTTGGAGGAAGTACTCACAGTGCTTTTGTAAAAAATATAGATGAAATTAGAGTCGGAAGTAAAAGCATTAGTAATATAGATATAGATTTTGGATTGATAGACAATAGTGGAGAAATAAATGGATTAATAGGATTAGATGTTCTTGTTAATCTTGAAGCTATAATAAATTTAGAAAAATTAACAATAGAAATTTAA
- a CDS encoding GNAT family N-acetyltransferase, producing MKIIPLLSKNKNYIKQCAMLLKTNFKDFYNIEIAKKAVFNSIDERKISIIAVDENNNVLGWICGVEEYNAHVWEIQPLVIRKENQGNGIGKLLIGELEKLVALRGGITIILGTQDEGNSTSLSGKDIYTDIFKQIENIKNLNHNTYEFCLKLGYKIVGVIPDSNGFGKPDILMAKRVTYN from the coding sequence ATGAAAATTATTCCATTATTATCAAAAAATAAAAATTACATAAAACAATGCGCAATGCTACTTAAAACTAATTTTAAAGACTTTTATAATATTGAAATTGCAAAGAAAGCAGTATTTAATTCTATAGATGAACGTAAAATTAGTATAATTGCAGTAGATGAAAATAATAATGTATTAGGATGGATTTGTGGTGTTGAAGAATACAATGCACATGTTTGGGAAATCCAACCTTTAGTAATACGTAAAGAAAATCAAGGAAATGGCATTGGAAAATTGCTTATTGGTGAATTAGAAAAGTTAGTTGCTTTAAGAGGAGGAATCACAATTATTTTAGGTACACAAGATGAGGGTAATAGCACAAGTCTAAGTGGAAAAGATATATATACAGACATTTTTAAGCAAATAGAAAATATAAAAAATTTAAACCATAATACTTATGAATTCTGTTTAAAACTTGGATATAAAATAGTTGGTGTAATACCAGATTCAAATGGTTTTGGAAAACCAGACATTCTAATGGCTAAAAGAGTAACATATAATTAA
- a CDS encoding sigma-70 family RNA polymerase sigma factor, whose protein sequence is MNFKEIENLVIEAKKGDDEALLKLMIQFKPFIFKTAKSFNIKNYDTFDLVQIGYIALINAVDKYKNGSNSFCSYVYASIKNCMRCTARNNKKHKNTLSINAPIKECNSMNDFTELFESNINLEDDFIKKEKALEVQSIISKLDPKDLELIFLVYYNGFSFKEYALKKGLNYFQVIKRKNAIFKYIKNELLKSSDDEIIAEG, encoded by the coding sequence ATGAATTTTAAAGAAATTGAAAATTTAGTTATAGAAGCTAAAAAGGGAGATGATGAAGCTCTATTAAAACTTATGATTCAGTTTAAACCATTTATATTTAAAACAGCTAAAAGTTTTAATATAAAAAATTATGATACCTTTGATTTAGTGCAAATTGGATACATTGCATTAATTAATGCAGTAGATAAATATAAAAATGGATCAAACTCATTTTGTAGCTATGTCTATGCTTCAATTAAAAACTGCATGAGATGTACTGCTAGAAATAATAAAAAGCATAAAAATACTTTAAGTATTAATGCACCAATTAAAGAATGTAATTCAATGAATGACTTTACAGAATTATTTGAAAGTAACATTAATTTAGAAGATGATTTTATAAAAAAAGAAAAAGCTCTAGAAGTTCAATCAATCATATCAAAATTAGATCCAAAGGATTTAGAGCTTATTTTCTTAGTTTATTACAATGGATTTTCTTTTAAAGAATATGCCTTAAAAAAAGGATTAAACTATTTTCAAGTTATAAAAAGAAAAAATGCTATATTTAAATATATAAAAAATGAATTACTTAAATCTTCAGATGATGAAATTATTGCTGAAGGCTAA
- a CDS encoding bacteriocin, whose protein sequence is MKKFKELNVKELQQVSGGKVTKYVNGVSCDGETGT, encoded by the coding sequence ATGAAAAAATTTAAAGAATTAAATGTTAAAGAATTACAACAAGTTTCTGGAGGAAAAGTTACCAAATATGTAAACGGTGTTTCTTGTGATGGTGAGACTGGAACATGA
- a CDS encoding bacteriocin immunity protein: MNKKYYNLINELQKTLDDPKVKNNQELTHILTSYKDKLENGEEYRLVCTKLTNDITTYVRYHNFKAPESVLKLYNDLANVAAQYRGFRSFITWF; the protein is encoded by the coding sequence ATGAATAAAAAATATTATAATTTAATAAACGAATTACAAAAAACATTAGATGATCCGAAAGTTAAAAATAATCAAGAATTAACTCATATTTTAACATCATATAAAGATAAATTAGAAAATGGAGAAGAGTACAGATTAGTTTGTACAAAATTGACCAATGATATAACAACATATGTGCGATATCATAATTTTAAAGCTCCAGAATCAGTTTTAAAATTATATAATGATTTAGCAAATGTTGCAGCTCAATACAGAGGATTCCGTTCATTTATTACATGGTTCTAA
- a CDS encoding accessory gene regulator B family protein: MMENMLANGLVIFLIVPNIFDVHLNKQKRGTIMEVNVIKKKLAEKIAFKLATKINNQAETDNLHFVKMKYGLEVLVINLSKIFLILMMAEILGILKGTLIIMLSFALIRRYAFGVHAKGSINCTITTSLCFFIGACIPKFLNITNYIILIIFFQVILLLYLYSPADTEARPLLGKKLRSKLKMKALFSACILMILSFSINDSDLKFYISYGVLCESITITPIIYKLFGRGYKNYERYKEAIH; the protein is encoded by the coding sequence ATGATGGAAAATATGCTGGCAAATGGACTTGTTATTTTTTTGATTGTGCCTAATATTTTTGATGTTCATCTAAATAAGCAAAAGAGGGGAACAATTATGGAAGTTAACGTAATTAAAAAAAAATTGGCAGAAAAGATTGCTTTTAAATTAGCAACAAAAATCAATAACCAAGCTGAAACAGATAATTTGCATTTTGTAAAAATGAAGTATGGACTAGAGGTATTGGTTATTAATTTATCTAAAATATTTTTAATTCTTATGATGGCTGAAATTCTAGGAATACTCAAGGGAACTTTAATCATTATGTTAAGCTTTGCGCTTATAAGACGTTATGCTTTTGGTGTACATGCTAAAGGTAGTATAAATTGTACAATTACAACTTCTCTTTGCTTTTTTATTGGTGCATGTATACCTAAATTTTTAAATATTACAAATTATATAATTTTAATTATATTTTTCCAAGTAATACTTTTACTTTATTTATATTCTCCAGCAGATACAGAAGCAAGACCTTTGCTTGGAAAGAAATTAAGAAGCAAACTTAAAATGAAAGCCCTATTCTCAGCATGTATTTTAATGATACTGTCATTTAGTATAAATGACTCTGATTTAAAGTTTTATATTAGCTATGGAGTATTGTGTGAGTCAATAACCATAACTCCCATTATATATAAATTATTTGGAAGGGGATATAAAAATTATGAACGTTATAAAGAAGCCATTCATTAA